Proteins encoded together in one Deinococcus sp. Marseille-Q6407 window:
- a CDS encoding GntP family permease, which yields MEGWTQTLGTPALLGIAAGAVGLILLLIMQFRVHAFVALILVSLITALLTGLPTGEVLNVLNDGFGKTLGSVALLVGLGAMLGRLVETSGGAKVLADSLVSRFGESRAPLALGIASLIFGFPIFFDAGLIVMLPVVFAVARRLNEPVLRYGLPAAGAFSVMHVFVPPHPGPVAAGELLGANTGTLIGLGLLVALPTWYLSSYLFGLWAGRRFPLPVPDLLSGGPQEIELPAKLPSAGTVILMLLLPLILIFGNTGLDLLTKAGSVNGDAEWVKFVRLLGSTPVALLISVLAASVVLGLQRGRDKVTVEKLLDSALPGIASVILITGAGGMFGGVLRASGIGDAIESSLSGLGIPVILAAFLVAGILRVAQGSATVALLTAAALIQPSVAAGGFNAGQTAAIVLATAAGSVIASHVNDSGFWLVGRLMNMDVPTTLRTWTVMETLIGVIGFLFAALLFLLF from the coding sequence ATGGAAGGCTGGACTCAAACTTTAGGCACCCCGGCGCTGCTGGGCATTGCGGCCGGTGCGGTGGGCTTGATTCTGCTGCTGATCATGCAGTTCCGGGTTCACGCTTTCGTGGCTCTGATTCTGGTCAGCCTGATCACGGCGCTGCTGACCGGCCTGCCTACCGGCGAAGTGCTGAACGTGCTGAACGACGGCTTCGGCAAGACGCTGGGCAGCGTGGCCCTGCTGGTGGGCTTGGGCGCCATGCTGGGGCGGCTGGTCGAAACCTCGGGCGGGGCCAAAGTGCTGGCCGACAGTCTGGTCAGCCGCTTCGGCGAGAGCCGCGCGCCGCTGGCGCTGGGGATCGCCTCGCTGATTTTCGGCTTTCCCATCTTTTTCGATGCCGGGTTGATCGTGATGCTGCCGGTAGTCTTTGCAGTGGCCCGGCGGCTGAACGAGCCGGTGCTGCGCTACGGCCTGCCGGCGGCGGGCGCCTTTTCGGTGATGCACGTGTTCGTGCCGCCCCACCCCGGCCCGGTGGCGGCCGGCGAGCTGCTGGGCGCCAACACCGGCACCCTGATCGGCCTGGGTCTGCTGGTGGCGCTGCCCACCTGGTACCTGAGTTCGTACCTGTTCGGGCTGTGGGCCGGGCGCCGCTTCCCGCTGCCGGTGCCGGACCTGCTGAGCGGCGGCCCGCAGGAAATAGAGCTGCCGGCCAAGCTGCCGAGCGCCGGCACCGTGATCCTGATGCTGCTGCTGCCACTGATTCTGATTTTCGGCAACACCGGGCTGGACCTGCTGACCAAAGCCGGCAGCGTGAATGGTGACGCCGAATGGGTCAAGTTCGTGCGGCTGCTGGGCAGCACGCCGGTCGCCCTGCTGATCTCGGTGCTGGCAGCATCTGTGGTGCTGGGGCTGCAGCGTGGCCGCGACAAGGTGACGGTCGAGAAGCTGCTGGATTCCGCCCTGCCGGGCATCGCCTCGGTGATTCTGATTACCGGCGCAGGCGGGATGTTCGGCGGAGTGCTGCGGGCCAGCGGCATCGGTGACGCCATCGAGAGCAGCCTGAGTGGGCTGGGTATTCCGGTGATTCTGGCGGCTTTCCTGGTGGCGGGCATCTTGCGGGTAGCGCAGGGCTCGGCCACGGTGGCGCTGCTCACAGCCGCCGCGCTGATTCAGCCGTCGGTCGCGGCGGGAGGCTTCAATGCCGGGCAAACGGCCGCCATCGTGCTGGCGACGGCCGCCGGCTCGGTGATCGCCTCGCACGTGAACGACTCGGGCTTCTGGCTGGTGGGCCGCCTGATGAACATGGACGTGCCCACCACCCTGCGCACCTGGACCGTGATGGAAACCCTGATCGGCGTGATCGGCTTCCTGTTCGCGGCCTTGCTGTTCCTGCTGTTCTGA
- a CDS encoding PaaI family thioesterase — MTLHPDINLPSPEEFDALSPEQLAVRLNGPDGQGLSGTLGGKLGLRMLRATRTELTATMPVEGNRQPAGRLHGGASLALAEELASVGSWLNLDVRREVAVGVDLSATHVRGVTGGLVTGTARLAYRGRSMMVWEIEIQDERGKTTSLARCTCSVVRL; from the coding sequence ATGACCCTGCATCCTGATATCAACCTGCCGTCTCCCGAGGAATTCGACGCCCTGAGCCCCGAGCAGCTGGCGGTCCGCCTGAACGGCCCGGATGGTCAGGGCCTCAGCGGCACGCTGGGAGGCAAGCTGGGCCTGCGGATGCTGCGGGCCACCCGCACCGAGCTGACCGCCACCATGCCGGTGGAGGGCAACCGGCAGCCGGCCGGGCGCCTGCATGGTGGCGCCAGCCTGGCCCTGGCCGAAGAACTGGCCTCGGTGGGCAGCTGGCTGAATCTGGACGTGCGCCGCGAGGTGGCGGTGGGCGTGGATCTCAGTGCCACCCACGTGCGCGGCGTGACCGGCGGCCTGGTGACCGGCACGGCGCGGCTGGCTTACCGCGGCCGCAGCATGATGGTCTGGGAAATCGAGATTCAAGATGAGCGCGGCAAGACCACCAGCCTGGCCCGCTGCACCTGTAGCGTGGTGCGCCTGTAA
- a CDS encoding gluconokinase has protein sequence MKHLVIMGVSGSGKSTLAAELQRQLGWPFAEADEFHPQANIDKMSRGEALTDRDRWPWLEALRDWMSRQDRAGQPSLVTCSALKRSYRDLLRGAEGEVVFALLHGDRDLLSQRLQRRKGHFMPPSLLDSQLSTLELPAPDEAGVLTLDITRTPAELTRQLLTLLQQGDN, from the coding sequence ATGGGCGTTTCCGGCTCAGGAAAAAGCACCCTGGCGGCCGAGCTTCAGCGGCAACTGGGCTGGCCTTTTGCCGAGGCCGACGAATTTCACCCTCAGGCCAACATCGACAAGATGAGCCGGGGCGAGGCGCTGACCGACCGCGACCGCTGGCCCTGGCTGGAAGCGCTGCGAGACTGGATGTCCCGGCAGGACCGCGCCGGGCAGCCCAGCCTGGTGACCTGCTCGGCCCTGAAACGCAGCTACCGCGACCTGCTGCGCGGCGCTGAAGGCGAGGTGGTCTTCGCATTGCTGCACGGCGACCGCGACCTGCTGAGCCAGCGCCTGCAGCGGCGCAAGGGGCACTTTATGCCGCCTTCGCTGCTGGATTCGCAGCTCAGTACCCTGGAACTGCCTGCGCCGGACGAAGCCGGGGTCCTGACCCTGGACATCACCCGGACCCCCGCCGAACTCACCCGGCAGCTGCTGACGCTGCTGCAGCAAGGAGACAACTGA